The genomic DNA TGATCATTATCCGAGAAGTCTACCATTGCTTTCTTGACAAATTGATCAAATTGATCATTTTTGAAATCCTGCCAGTTGTAAGGCCCATCTGATAAGAATACGGACAAGAATTCAACTGGATCCGCAATGTCATTTCTCCAACCAGAGTGCGACAAATCATAATCCTGTACATCTTCCAATGCTAGTTTTTGCTTGTTTGGTTGCTGATTAATCGTTATTTTCAAGCCAGGAAGATTTTTTTCCAATTGGTTTTTCATGTACTCTGCAACAGATTTTCTTTGTCCATCGTCATAACTTAATAGTTCCAATGACATTTCACTTATTCCAAGTTCTCCAAGACCTTTTTCCCAAAGTTCTTGCGCTTCTTCAACTGTTCCTTTGTTTAAATCCCCGAAGCTGTCCCTAAAGTCCCCACCATTCGTTGTCTCTACGAAGCCTGGAAATACGAGCCAATAAGCAGCTTTTGAACCGTTCTTCAAAATGGATTCAGCAGATTGCTCCTTATCCCACCCCATGTCAATTGCTTTGCGGATATTGACATTTGCCAAGTGCGGATTTTTCTGATTCATACGTAAAAAGTACACTTCTGATTTAAGTGATGTTGTATATTCCGCGTGGTCTTTATAAACATCTACAAATTCCGATGATAAAGTCGCAACATCAATTGTGTCAGTCTCATACAGATTCACTTCAGTCGCAGTATCTTTTGCAACTTTAAAATTAACTTCATCAAGTTTTACAGTATCTGCATTCCAGTATTTCGCATTCTTTTTCAATACCCACTTCTGATCATGCTCCCATGAATCCAAAACAAACGGTCCATTTGTAATCAAATTTTCAGGCTCAAGTGCGTATTGCTCTCCTTGCTCTGCTACAAACTTTTCATTTTGAGGATAGAAAACTGGATGAGCAAGAAGTTCAGTGAAGTAAGGCACCGTGTTGTCCAATTGCACTTCTAATGTAGATGCATCAACTGCTTTGACACCAAGCTCATCTACTTTTCCATAAAGTTCACTGTCAGGATCTTGTATTGGTGCAGCATTTTTTACTGGTCCCATTAAATATGCGTGGGGTGAAAAGGTTTCCGGATGCATGTTTCTTTTCCAAGCGTAAACGAAGTCATCAGCAGTTACGGGTTCATCGTTACTCCAAACTGCCTCCTTCAAATGGAATGTATAGGTGCTTCCATCTTCGCTTACATCGTATGTGTCGACGATACCTTCTACAATATTGTCATCTGCATCTAGTTTGAAAAGGCCTTCATAAAGATTTTGCAATATCGTTTCGGATAATCCATCCATCTGCCCATTTGTTTTAAGCGTTGGGATTTCTCCAGCCGCCGCTAAGTGAAGTACACTCGCTTTTGCCGTCTCTTCACTCTTTCCTTCCCCCTTACTCTCTTCCTCGTCAGCTGGCTTTTCTCCACCGTAACATCCAGCCAATGCAACCAAGCTTGCTAAAATTAGTGTAAAGAGCCACGTAATTTTCTTCTTCATCGTTTGTCGCCTCCTAAGTTAGGTTAGTTTACAAATGGAATTCCTTAAATTTCACCCAATGTATCCACTTGCATTCATGACGGGTAATTATAAAAACGACTGTCTAATTTTTGTGAATAGAGTGTAAAATATTTTAGAAGAGACTAAAAATTTATACAACTGTTCACACCTTGAAAGTAGTTAAACCTATTCGTTTATGTACAACTCTGTCTTGTACACTTTATTTGCAAACAGACTAAAAGCAGTTTTCTCACTCCACCCCCATATTACTGATTTTTCTGTCATTTAAACCTGTGAATATACACCTCAAACTTTCCGTAAGCAAAGCCTGTGAGTCCCCCCTTTATTATTCGGTAGATAACTATAATGCAAGAATTATGCCACAATGTCTCTTCCACTTCTTCTATTTATATGGCATAATTCTTGCATCATTATTTATTATAAAACCTTAAGGAGGAATCTCTTTTGACAACTATCTACGAAACAAGACGAGCACTATTAAAAAAACATCTTATCGACAACAATATCGATGCAGTCATGATTACTGCGCCGGCAAATGTTTACTACTATACGGGCTTCAATTCGGAACCTCATGAACGATTTATGTCTATTATTATTGACACGCGTGCAGATGAGAACTATTTGTTCGTGCCTGCTTTAGATAAAGATGCAGCTATGCAAGAGTCTGATATTACGAAGGTTATTCCAATTTCAGACGAACAAGTACCTTTTGACATTGTTCAGCAAACAGTTGGTGACATTGCTAAGACTGTAGGCATTGAGGCAAAGGCACTTAGTTACGACCGCTATACGAGCTTGCTAACAGTTTATCCGCATGTCCAAGTTATCGATGTTCAACCGTTCATCAATACACAAAGAATGCGTAAATCCCAAGAAGAAATCGGACAGCTTAAGAAAGCGATTGAGATTATTGAACAAGTACTAGCAGAAGGGGTTAAAAAAGTACGTGTGGGTATGTCTGAATCAGAATTGACGGCAGAACTGGAGTTTTTGATGCGCAAATTTGGTGCAGACGGTCCTTCTTTCTCAACTATCGTGCTGACAGGCGAAAAAGCGGCTTTGCCACATGGTTCTCCTGGCGAACGTAAAATCCAAAAAGGCGATTACCTGTTGATTGATTTCGGGGTTATCAAAGATGGTTATTGTTCCGATATTACACGAACATTCATTATCGGCGAAGCTTCCGACAAACAAAAAGAGATTTACGACATCGTTTTACAATCAAATGAAGCAGGCATTAACGCAGTACAAGCAGGGGTTCCTTTAAAAACATTCGACATTGCTGCAAGAAACGTCATCATTGATCAAGGATATGGCGACTATTTCAATAACCGTGTCGGGCACGGCTTAGGCATTGAAGTACATGAAGAGCCTTCAATCCATCAAAATAATGAGCAGCTGGCTGAAAAAGGACTGGTCTTTACGATTGAACCGGGTATTTATATTCCGGAGCATGGCGGGGTGCGAATTGAAGACACTGTTTACATCAATGAAAAAGGGGAAACTGTCGTATTGAGCTCATTCCCAAAACAACTGCAGATTCTTTAACTTATACATGAGAAGGTGCTACCCAATAAGTTGAATCTTGACTAATAGCAATCAAATCCCCCCGAGAATGTTGACCTGACAGCATTCTCGGAGGGTTTTCATATTCTCTACTAAATTAGCAACTTCAAGACAACGACCTATCACCATAGCAACTTTTACAATTTAAAATAAAAGGTATCTTTCCTTCAAGTAATTCGAAGAAAAAATACCTTTTTGTCCTTTTAAGTTATCCGTAGACCTCTTCTTTCTTTGCAACAACTCGATTTTCAATATGGGGATTATCCTCATCCGACATCTCTTTTTCATTATATAAATGACATGCTACAAATTGTTCAGATTTCGCTTCTTTCAACATAGGTGCAACACTTTTACATTGCTCCATGACCAATGGGCATCTCGTATGAAACGAACAACCACTTGGCGGTTTTGCCGGGTTTGGTACATCCCCCTTCAAAATAATCCTTTCTTTTTGAATTTCGGGATTAACTTCGGGGGCAGCAGAGATCAACGCTTGTGTATATGGATGTAATGAACCTTCGAATAGCTTCTTAGTACTAGATATCTCTACTACTTTTCCGAGATACATAACCATTACTCGATCGGAAATATGTTGAACTACCGACAAATCATGCGTAATAAAAAGATATGTCAAATTAAATTCATCCTGTAAATCTTTCAACAAATTTATGACTTGCGCTTGCACAGATATATCTAGGGCAGATACAGGTTCATCTGCAACAATTATTTTTGGGTTTAATATTAATGCACGTGCTATTCCGATTCTTTGTCGCTGTCCGCCACTAAATTCATGCGGATATCTTTCAGCATATGTTGGATTTAATCCTACAGCATTAAGTATAGAGTCGATTTTCTCTTTTCTTTCTTTTTTACTGCCAATCCCATGAACTTTTAACGGTTCCAAAAGAGTCCTTTCTATGGACCATTTAGGATTCAGACTTGCATAAGGATCCTGAAAGACCATTTGAATGTCTCTTCTCATCTTCTTCATTTCTTGCTTATTCAACGACTCCATTCGTTTTCCGTCAATCTCCACAGAGCCGTCTGTTATTTGAAATAGTTGGATTATCGCCCTAGCCATCGTAGACTTCCCGCATCCACTCTCACCAACTATCCCTAGCGTCTCTCCCCTTAAAACCTCAAAACTGACATCATCAACAGCTTTTACTGCATATTCTTTACTAGATTTAACGCCTTTTTTAATGGGGAAATATTTTTTTAAGTTCGTTACCTTTAATACCACATCTTCTGTCTTCCCCTTAGCCATTGTGAACAACCCCCTCTCTTTCATAGCTCCAACAAGCTACCTCACTTTGATTTTCTGTAGTAAAGAGTGGTGGTTGTTCGTTGCGACATTTGTCAAATGCGGAAGCACATCTATCCGCAAACCGACAACCTCCTCCCCACATTTTAGGGGGAGGCACTTGTCCTGGGATATATGGCAATCTCGA from Sporosarcina sp. FSL K6-1522 includes the following:
- a CDS encoding peptide ABC transporter substrate-binding protein, with protein sequence MKKKITWLFTLILASLVALAGCYGGEKPADEEESKGEGKSEETAKASVLHLAAAGEIPTLKTNGQMDGLSETILQNLYEGLFKLDADDNIVEGIVDTYDVSEDGSTYTFHLKEAVWSNDEPVTADDFVYAWKRNMHPETFSPHAYLMGPVKNAAPIQDPDSELYGKVDELGVKAVDASTLEVQLDNTVPYFTELLAHPVFYPQNEKFVAEQGEQYALEPENLITNGPFVLDSWEHDQKWVLKKNAKYWNADTVKLDEVNFKVAKDTATEVNLYETDTIDVATLSSEFVDVYKDHAEYTTSLKSEVYFLRMNQKNPHLANVNIRKAIDMGWDKEQSAESILKNGSKAAYWLVFPGFVETTNGGDFRDSFGDLNKGTVEEAQELWEKGLGELGISEMSLELLSYDDGQRKSVAEYMKNQLEKNLPGLKITINQQPNKQKLALEDVQDYDLSHSGWRNDIADPVEFLSVFLSDGPYNWQDFKNDQFDQFVKKAMVDFSDNDQRTVELQEAEDILIGQQAAISPMYQAGSSRLVKPHVKGFVAHAKNTYSYQWVTIEE
- a CDS encoding Xaa-Pro peptidase family protein, producing the protein MTTIYETRRALLKKHLIDNNIDAVMITAPANVYYYTGFNSEPHERFMSIIIDTRADENYLFVPALDKDAAMQESDITKVIPISDEQVPFDIVQQTVGDIAKTVGIEAKALSYDRYTSLLTVYPHVQVIDVQPFINTQRMRKSQEEIGQLKKAIEIIEQVLAEGVKKVRVGMSESELTAELEFLMRKFGADGPSFSTIVLTGEKAALPHGSPGERKIQKGDYLLIDFGVIKDGYCSDITRTFIIGEASDKQKEIYDIVLQSNEAGINAVQAGVPLKTFDIAARNVIIDQGYGDYFNNRVGHGLGIEVHEEPSIHQNNEQLAEKGLVFTIEPGIYIPEHGGVRIEDTVYINEKGETVVLSSFPKQLQIL
- a CDS encoding dipeptide ABC transporter ATP-binding protein, which codes for MAKGKTEDVVLKVTNLKKYFPIKKGVKSSKEYAVKAVDDVSFEVLRGETLGIVGESGCGKSTMARAIIQLFQITDGSVEIDGKRMESLNKQEMKKMRRDIQMVFQDPYASLNPKWSIERTLLEPLKVHGIGSKKERKEKIDSILNAVGLNPTYAERYPHEFSGGQRQRIGIARALILNPKIIVADEPVSALDISVQAQVINLLKDLQDEFNLTYLFITHDLSVVQHISDRVMVMYLGKVVEISSTKKLFEGSLHPYTQALISAAPEVNPEIQKERIILKGDVPNPAKPPSGCSFHTRCPLVMEQCKSVAPMLKEAKSEQFVACHLYNEKEMSDEDNPHIENRVVAKKEEVYG